In a single window of the Synechococcus sp. WH 8016 genome:
- a CDS encoding photosystem II reaction center protein K — protein MAAYTLDLLAQLPEAYQAFGPLIDILPIIPLFFLLLAFVWQASVGFR, from the coding sequence ATGGCTGCTTACACCCTCGATTTGCTGGCCCAGCTACCTGAGGCCTATCAAGCCTTTGGTCCGCTGATCGACATCCTGCCGATCATTCCTTTGTTCTTCCTGTTGCTTGCTTTTGTTTGGCAGGCTTCCGTCGGCTTCCGCTGA
- a CDS encoding WecB/TagA/CpsF family glycosyltransferase has protein sequence MDITSTGPRDQRRFQVLGVPVDACRDVTAAAIGVHADGGGQIVTLNAEMTMAARANPRLGAVIADADLVVPDGAGVVWALRLQGVRVRRSPGIELAWELLAYAEAHGWSVALVGAAPQVMERLCDRLVVERPELRLVLAQHGYLSEEEWPQLEANLCKLNPDLVLVALGVPRQEVWAQRLKATQTGIWMGVGGSFDVWAGLKERAPRWASRFQVEWLYRLLQEPSRWRRYLALPQFVWAVLVSGSRRKPAKQKQATGRTKE, from the coding sequence ATGGACATCACCAGCACCGGTCCGCGTGATCAACGTCGCTTCCAAGTGCTGGGGGTGCCAGTCGATGCTTGTCGCGATGTCACGGCAGCAGCCATCGGTGTGCATGCCGACGGGGGAGGTCAGATCGTGACCCTGAATGCCGAAATGACGATGGCGGCACGTGCCAACCCACGCTTAGGCGCCGTGATCGCTGACGCCGATCTTGTGGTTCCCGACGGTGCAGGCGTTGTTTGGGCTCTTCGTTTGCAGGGTGTGCGGGTTCGCCGAAGCCCTGGCATTGAACTGGCGTGGGAATTGTTGGCTTACGCCGAGGCCCATGGTTGGTCGGTGGCGCTCGTGGGGGCTGCGCCGCAGGTGATGGAGCGCCTGTGTGATCGCTTGGTGGTGGAGCGCCCTGAATTGCGCCTGGTGCTGGCGCAACATGGATATCTCAGCGAGGAGGAATGGCCCCAGCTGGAAGCCAACTTGTGCAAGCTGAACCCGGATTTGGTGCTTGTTGCTCTCGGCGTTCCCCGTCAAGAAGTTTGGGCTCAGCGCTTGAAAGCTACGCAAACCGGCATCTGGATGGGTGTTGGTGGCAGCTTTGATGTCTGGGCTGGCCTCAAGGAACGGGCACCACGATGGGCCAGCCGTTTCCAGGTGGAATGGCTTTACAGGCTTTTGCAGGAACCAAGCCGTTGGAGGCGTTATCTCGCCCTACCCCAGTTTGTTTGGGCTGTTTTGGTCAGCGGAAGCCGACGGAAGCCTGCCAAACAAAAGCAAGCAACAGGAAGAACAAAGGAATGA
- a CDS encoding glycoside hydrolase family 15 protein gives MSIPKSTTSENLDPVAWKATVLSHPTPQEQHELRLEKLKNLDVAIEAVVLGRQHPVSGLLPASTANTVHGNYGDAWVRDCVYSIQCVWGLAIAHRRLHGGSSQRSWELEQRVLGLMRGLLNSMMRQASKVERFKYSLDPLDALHAKYNSANGDQVVADDGWGHLQLDATSLFLLQLAQLSRGGLAVIRNRHEVAFIQNLVYYVARAYRVPDYGIWERGDKGNQGLPERNASSIGMAKAALEALDGVDLFSSHGDGSVQVLVPQGAVVRLRRALQGLLPRESASKEVDSACLSIIGYPAWAVEEHELVERTVQRIRRELGGPYGYKRFRRDGHQTVVEDVSRLHYERAELVNFEGVESEWPLFLAYEQLTACCEERWTDAHYWQERLKTLQVVCHGQQLYPELYLVPDSAVELERRAPGSQQRLANENVPLLWTQSLAWLGDMLMAGLIEPGDLDPCGRRFPAEIGAEQVLVALAPTNSSLAAELKARGLPVSDPQTCPIQVVPSSNLNDRLSAVGADEALRLSGQPMLRADTSDTARLYRQGDEQLAVLPAVLEEDTFFVSHDPRQLMETVINELHLLQRHWRGEGSPLLLIPVEANLLENNPELLVDLTTRLQSGRIEDVPVCFSDLETLALSAQWVTLPTTTAKSNAQQRSDAARYLQDSTDFSDLTAAQEQELDDIPLAQLRDRLWSSHSLREQAEVLELLKRQLGHRAILSGPQGTPIELVTLLEEIYHRGLSQEDWNVARRCAGAMGLVHPQLEDAVIDLLSRQKQVVVGRNYTSDSRLSAPASSPAIAALIERTCGNDGRERMLQQELLVALDGLARREPEKLKGTLTLQLGQLLLLLTSELAAERQLSQDEAFEALCSEAPHAISLRLQALLNDVDHARAALQRRELLHLRGHVQWTVPEPLEERPSGSDWLQHRMRLGSLQQVPKEFYAGIWSLLHHCRGLVIGDKLERRNRLTSALVLEKTPGERNFAIQVEHLLSRIEAAEYRQLCTESLLSLMAFTMTNPDMHFEDDIALDVMIGHAVRVGWQSTHPQQDIGTYSQHKAAAWEQFYQASPAQCRQWQIEALRELAEQEGLL, from the coding sequence ATGTCCATCCCTAAATCGACTACGAGCGAGAATCTAGATCCGGTCGCTTGGAAGGCCACGGTTTTGTCGCATCCGACCCCTCAGGAGCAGCACGAGCTACGCCTTGAAAAACTCAAGAACCTGGATGTGGCCATCGAAGCGGTGGTCTTAGGACGTCAGCATCCCGTGAGCGGATTGCTTCCAGCCAGCACGGCAAACACCGTGCACGGAAACTACGGAGACGCCTGGGTTCGCGATTGCGTGTACTCGATTCAGTGCGTTTGGGGCCTGGCGATCGCCCATCGTCGCCTTCACGGAGGCAGCAGCCAACGCAGCTGGGAACTCGAACAACGGGTTCTGGGGCTGATGCGCGGCTTGCTTAACAGCATGATGCGCCAAGCCTCAAAAGTGGAGCGCTTCAAGTACAGCCTCGATCCGCTCGACGCCCTGCATGCCAAATACAACAGCGCCAATGGCGATCAGGTTGTGGCCGATGACGGCTGGGGCCATCTGCAGCTAGATGCCACATCGCTGTTTTTATTGCAGCTCGCTCAACTCAGCCGCGGCGGTCTCGCCGTGATTCGCAATCGCCACGAAGTGGCGTTCATCCAAAACCTCGTCTACTACGTGGCCCGGGCCTACCGGGTGCCCGACTACGGAATTTGGGAGCGGGGAGACAAGGGAAATCAAGGCTTACCCGAACGCAACGCCAGTTCTATTGGCATGGCCAAAGCGGCACTCGAGGCCCTTGATGGCGTGGATCTTTTCAGCTCCCACGGGGATGGCTCGGTGCAGGTGCTGGTGCCGCAAGGGGCTGTCGTCCGCTTGCGTCGGGCCCTGCAAGGACTTCTGCCCAGGGAATCCGCCAGCAAAGAAGTCGACAGCGCCTGTCTCTCGATCATCGGCTACCCAGCCTGGGCGGTGGAAGAGCACGAGCTGGTGGAGCGAACCGTCCAACGCATCCGACGCGAGCTCGGTGGCCCCTATGGATACAAACGCTTCCGCCGCGACGGCCATCAAACCGTTGTCGAAGACGTCAGTCGACTGCATTACGAACGGGCCGAACTCGTGAATTTCGAAGGCGTGGAATCGGAATGGCCCCTTTTCTTGGCCTATGAGCAGCTGACAGCCTGCTGCGAAGAGCGCTGGACAGACGCGCATTACTGGCAAGAAAGGCTCAAGACCCTCCAGGTTGTATGCCATGGACAGCAGCTCTATCCCGAGCTCTATCTGGTCCCGGACAGTGCGGTGGAGCTGGAACGACGGGCACCAGGCAGCCAACAACGCCTAGCCAACGAGAACGTGCCTTTGCTTTGGACCCAGAGCCTTGCCTGGCTGGGGGACATGCTGATGGCAGGACTGATCGAGCCAGGGGACTTGGATCCCTGCGGTCGCCGATTCCCCGCCGAGATCGGTGCAGAGCAGGTTCTGGTGGCCCTTGCACCCACCAACAGCTCCCTCGCCGCTGAACTCAAGGCACGGGGGCTCCCGGTCAGCGATCCCCAGACCTGCCCCATCCAGGTGGTGCCATCCAGCAATCTCAACGATCGCCTCAGCGCCGTCGGGGCAGATGAAGCTCTGCGCTTGAGCGGTCAGCCGATGCTCCGAGCCGACACCTCGGACACAGCCCGCCTCTACCGCCAGGGCGACGAGCAGCTTGCCGTCCTACCGGCCGTGTTGGAAGAAGACACCTTTTTCGTCAGTCATGACCCACGCCAGCTCATGGAAACGGTCATCAATGAACTGCACCTGCTGCAGCGGCACTGGCGCGGTGAAGGTTCACCGCTCTTGCTGATCCCAGTGGAAGCCAACCTTCTTGAGAACAACCCAGAGCTGCTGGTCGATCTCACCACGCGTTTGCAATCCGGACGCATCGAGGATGTTCCTGTTTGCTTCAGCGACCTTGAGACACTCGCCCTCAGCGCTCAGTGGGTGACTCTGCCCACCACAACCGCCAAGAGCAACGCCCAGCAACGGAGCGATGCAGCGCGCTACCTACAAGACTCCACCGACTTCAGCGACCTCACCGCAGCCCAGGAGCAGGAGCTCGATGACATCCCCCTCGCTCAGCTCCGCGATCGCCTCTGGAGCAGCCACTCGCTCCGAGAACAAGCCGAAGTGCTTGAACTGCTCAAGCGCCAACTGGGCCATCGAGCGATTCTCAGTGGCCCTCAAGGTACACCGATTGAGCTGGTCACCCTGCTGGAGGAGATCTACCACCGCGGGCTCAGCCAGGAGGATTGGAATGTGGCCCGCCGCTGTGCCGGGGCGATGGGGCTCGTCCATCCCCAACTGGAAGATGCCGTCATCGACCTACTCAGCCGCCAGAAGCAAGTGGTGGTGGGAAGGAACTACACCAGCGACTCCCGTCTCAGCGCGCCGGCTTCCAGCCCGGCCATCGCCGCGCTGATTGAACGCACCTGTGGCAATGACGGCCGAGAACGGATGCTGCAGCAGGAATTGCTCGTGGCTCTTGATGGCCTTGCCCGCCGAGAACCAGAAAAACTCAAGGGCACGCTCACCCTGCAGCTGGGGCAATTGCTGCTTCTGCTCACCTCAGAACTCGCAGCCGAGAGGCAACTCAGCCAGGACGAAGCCTTTGAAGCCCTGTGCAGCGAAGCCCCCCATGCGATCAGCTTGCGCCTTCAAGCCCTGCTCAATGACGTCGACCACGCCCGCGCAGCCCTACAGCGACGAGAGCTGCTTCACCTGCGCGGACATGTGCAGTGGACCGTGCCTGAGCCCCTCGAGGAACGACCCAGCGGATCCGACTGGCTTCAACACCGCATGCGCTTGGGCTCCCTGCAACAAGTCCCGAAGGAGTTCTATGCCGGCATCTGGTCCCTCCTGCATCACTGCCGTGGGTTGGTGATCGGAGACAAATTGGAGCGACGCAACCGTCTAACCAGCGCTTTGGTGCTGGAAAAAACCCCAGGCGAACGCAACTTCGCCATTCAGGTCGAGCACCTGCTCAGTCGTATTGAAGCCGCGGAATACCGCCAACTGTGCACCGAAAGCCTGCTCTCGCTGATGGCCTTCACCATGACCAATCCAGACATGCACTTTGAGGACGACATCGCACTCGACGTGATGATTGGCCATGCCGTGCGGGTGGGATGGCAAAGCACCCATCCCCAACAAGACATCGGGACTTACAGCCAGCACAAAGCCGCGGCCTGGGAGCAGTTTTACCAAGCGTCTCCGGCGCAATGCCGCCAATGGCAAATCGAAGCGCTAAGGGAGTTAGCCGAACAGGAAGGCCTGCTTTAA
- a CDS encoding Gfo/Idh/MocA family protein, with product MTDPMVPVKVGVIGIGNMGWHHARVLSLLKDAVLVGVSDPDAERGALAKDQFDCRWFADYREMLSEVEAVCIAVPTLLHHAVGLACLEAGLHVLIEKPIAASQEEAASLSESASRVDRLLQVGHIERFNPAFRELTKVVANEEVVVLEARRHSPHSDRANDVSVVLDLMIHDLDLVLELAGASVVHLSAAGGRSSEGPIDYVNATLGFDNGVVASLTASKMSHRKIRNLSAHCRGSLVETDFLNHTLHIHRRAHEWYSADHGELLYRNDGFIEEVSTTSIEPLYAELEHFLQCVRGRETPAVDGQQASRALRLADLIEQAVERPGVGIALDAPI from the coding sequence ATGACCGACCCTATGGTTCCGGTAAAGGTCGGAGTAATTGGAATCGGCAACATGGGTTGGCATCACGCCCGTGTTCTCAGCCTTTTGAAGGACGCAGTTCTTGTTGGTGTCTCTGATCCGGATGCCGAACGCGGAGCGTTGGCAAAAGACCAGTTCGATTGCCGTTGGTTCGCGGATTACCGCGAGATGCTGTCTGAGGTCGAAGCGGTTTGCATCGCGGTGCCGACCTTGCTTCACCATGCCGTCGGTTTGGCTTGTTTAGAGGCTGGGCTGCACGTTTTGATCGAAAAGCCGATTGCGGCCAGCCAGGAGGAAGCTGCGTCGCTCAGCGAGTCGGCAAGCCGGGTGGATCGGCTGCTGCAGGTGGGGCACATCGAACGCTTCAATCCTGCGTTTCGTGAGTTGACCAAGGTGGTCGCGAATGAGGAAGTGGTGGTGTTGGAAGCCCGACGTCACAGTCCCCATTCCGATCGTGCCAATGATGTTTCGGTCGTTCTGGATTTGATGATCCACGATTTGGATCTGGTCTTAGAGCTTGCCGGCGCGTCGGTTGTGCATTTATCAGCGGCCGGAGGCCGGAGCTCTGAGGGCCCTATCGATTACGTCAACGCCACCTTGGGCTTCGACAACGGCGTGGTGGCCAGCTTGACGGCCAGCAAAATGAGCCATCGCAAGATCAGGAATTTGAGTGCGCACTGTCGCGGGAGCCTGGTGGAAACAGATTTTTTGAATCACACCCTGCATATCCATCGGCGCGCCCACGAGTGGTACTCGGCGGATCATGGTGAGCTTTTGTATCGCAACGATGGATTCATTGAAGAGGTGAGCACCACGTCGATTGAGCCGCTTTACGCCGAGTTGGAGCACTTTTTGCAGTGCGTTCGCGGCCGTGAAACCCCTGCCGTGGATGGCCAGCAGGCTTCTCGGGCCCTGCGCCTCGCCGACCTCATTGAGCAGGCGGTGGAGCGGCCAGGGGTTGGCATTGCTCTCGACGCTCCTATTTGA
- a CDS encoding hemolysin family protein has protein sequence MRNLLLIALLVLPAFFAAAEVALLRLRPSRVHELREEGLPGAPAVERLQRRLRTALLMTQFGTTLSLVALGWIAKGFGQRWWPMENPAGRWWDLAWFLVLVVLATLLSGLLPRALVLSRPEPAALQLSPVLETTMQVLRPLLSALEVIASLLLRLVGLKPRWDALVPALTAGELETLVESGGVTGLRPDERNILEGVFALRDMQVREVMVPRSGMVTLPVEVRFAELMEAVHRTRHARFPVIGQSLDDVRGVLDLRRLAEPIARGELQKDSALEPYLSPAERVPETSNLAELLAIIRSGHPLLLVVDEHGGTEGLVTAADLTGEIVGDEPEHESAEPDLQAIEGQEGAWLVAGDLEIFELNRQLDLDLPEASDHHTLAGFLLERLQHIPAAGEALRHNGVQFEIVTMRGPRIVQVKLVIPGVTTL, from the coding sequence ATGCGCAACCTGCTGCTCATCGCGCTTTTGGTGTTGCCGGCGTTTTTTGCAGCGGCGGAAGTGGCATTGCTGCGACTGCGGCCGAGCCGCGTTCATGAACTTCGAGAGGAGGGTCTGCCAGGGGCTCCAGCGGTCGAGCGCCTCCAGCGCCGGTTGCGAACGGCTCTGCTGATGACCCAGTTCGGGACCACCTTGTCGTTGGTGGCGCTCGGTTGGATTGCGAAAGGCTTTGGTCAGCGTTGGTGGCCGATGGAAAACCCCGCCGGTCGTTGGTGGGATCTGGCCTGGTTCCTTGTGTTGGTGGTCTTGGCCACGTTGTTATCCGGGTTGCTCCCAAGGGCTTTGGTCCTTAGCCGTCCGGAGCCAGCTGCCTTGCAATTGTCTCCGGTCTTGGAAACCACCATGCAGGTGTTGCGTCCCCTGCTGTCAGCCCTGGAGGTCATCGCCTCCCTTCTGCTTCGTCTTGTGGGCTTGAAGCCTCGCTGGGATGCACTCGTGCCGGCACTCACAGCTGGTGAGCTGGAGACCCTGGTGGAGAGTGGTGGAGTCACGGGACTTCGGCCGGATGAACGCAACATCCTCGAAGGAGTGTTTGCCTTAAGAGATATGCAGGTGAGGGAGGTGATGGTGCCTCGCTCTGGGATGGTCACCCTGCCGGTGGAGGTGCGTTTCGCCGAGTTGATGGAGGCCGTCCACCGCACTCGACATGCACGTTTTCCAGTGATTGGGCAGTCGCTGGATGATGTTCGTGGCGTGCTCGACTTACGCCGTTTGGCTGAGCCGATCGCCCGTGGCGAACTGCAAAAAGATTCCGCTCTTGAGCCTTATTTAAGTCCTGCCGAGCGGGTGCCTGAGACCAGCAACCTCGCCGAATTGCTGGCAATTATTCGCTCTGGACATCCGTTGCTGTTGGTGGTGGATGAACACGGGGGAACCGAGGGATTGGTCACTGCCGCCGATCTCACCGGTGAAATTGTTGGGGATGAGCCAGAGCATGAAAGTGCCGAGCCAGACCTGCAGGCGATTGAGGGACAGGAAGGTGCCTGGTTGGTTGCTGGTGATTTGGAGATCTTCGAGCTCAATCGCCAACTCGACCTTGACCTGCCTGAGGCCTCGGACCATCACACCCTTGCTGGCTTCTTGTTGGAACGGTTGCAGCACATTCCTGCAGCCGGAGAAGCGCTGCGGCACAACGGAGTTCAATTTGAAATCGTCACGATGAGAGGCCCGCGCATCGTTCAGGTGAAACTGGTAATTCCCGGTGTGACGACCCTCTGA
- the pyrE gene encoding orotate phosphoribosyltransferase — protein sequence MSQRFQHDPLLERLAKEAYRHGSFTLASGRSSHHYVNCKPVSLSGSGLALLCPAMLALVEADAAAVGGLTLGADPLVSGVALVAAQAGRSLDALIVRKEAKGHGTGAWLEGPLPAQGALVTVLEDVVTTGGSSIKAVEQLRAAGYSVNRVVTIVDREEGGAAAMQAAGLELLSLYRLEEVAAQSRELQA from the coding sequence ATGTCTCAACGTTTTCAACACGACCCTCTCCTGGAGCGATTAGCGAAAGAGGCTTACCGCCACGGCAGCTTCACGCTCGCGTCCGGTCGCAGCAGTCATCACTACGTGAATTGCAAGCCGGTCAGCTTGAGCGGTTCAGGCCTAGCCCTGCTCTGCCCAGCGATGTTGGCTCTCGTGGAAGCCGACGCGGCCGCCGTTGGAGGTCTCACCCTGGGAGCCGATCCGCTGGTTAGTGGCGTTGCCCTTGTTGCCGCCCAGGCTGGACGCTCGCTGGACGCTCTGATCGTGCGAAAAGAGGCCAAGGGCCACGGCACAGGGGCTTGGCTGGAGGGTCCCCTGCCTGCGCAAGGCGCGCTCGTCACCGTTCTTGAGGATGTGGTCACCACCGGTGGGTCGTCGATCAAGGCTGTCGAACAACTCCGAGCAGCGGGCTACAGCGTGAATCGGGTGGTGACGATTGTGGACCGTGAAGAGGGAGGGGCTGCTGCCATGCAAGCCGCTGGACTTGAGTTACTCAGCCTTTATCGCCTGGAAGAGGTGGCCGCCCAGTCCCGTGAACTCCAAGCATGA
- a CDS encoding folate-binding protein YgfZ has product MNKLLWDQRFPVLRLEGSGSRTFLQGQTSADVQQAEEGAPLPACWLDATGRVQALLEIRVDATGADVLVLAGAVEAVNQGFDRVIFPADRVRLKGTRQQRRQELLVQGQPMDPVNVSWAEDAPDASDRFPASEAANAHQLERWRLDQGWPLSPGELDGTTNPFELGLSPWVHLNKGCYLGQETVAKLASKGEVKQQLRRWRAPSSDLQGAVPQRGTVLRRQGERAGVITSAMEIAPAEGTPAEWIGLALVRRQALADPQLSLDNDQGSIQLSKPQAFSEPPTRP; this is encoded by the coding sequence ATGAACAAGCTCCTTTGGGATCAACGCTTCCCGGTCTTGCGTCTCGAGGGGAGTGGCAGTCGCACGTTTCTTCAAGGTCAGACCAGTGCCGACGTCCAGCAGGCGGAGGAGGGCGCCCCCCTGCCGGCCTGCTGGCTGGATGCCACCGGACGGGTACAGGCTCTGCTTGAAATCCGAGTGGATGCCACAGGCGCTGATGTGCTCGTGCTGGCTGGGGCGGTGGAAGCCGTTAACCAAGGGTTCGACCGTGTGATTTTTCCAGCCGACCGCGTCCGCCTCAAAGGCACCCGACAACAACGAAGACAAGAGCTGCTGGTTCAGGGCCAACCGATGGATCCGGTCAACGTCTCTTGGGCAGAGGATGCACCGGACGCCAGCGATCGCTTTCCCGCCAGTGAGGCCGCTAACGCCCACCAACTCGAGCGTTGGCGTCTGGACCAGGGATGGCCTCTCAGCCCTGGTGAATTGGATGGAACCACCAATCCCTTTGAGCTCGGCCTCTCCCCCTGGGTGCATCTCAACAAAGGCTGTTATTTGGGGCAGGAAACGGTGGCAAAGCTGGCTTCAAAAGGGGAGGTCAAGCAACAACTCCGGCGTTGGCGCGCCCCCTCCAGCGACCTTCAGGGGGCTGTCCCTCAACGGGGCACCGTGCTGCGACGCCAGGGAGAACGTGCTGGTGTCATTACCTCCGCCATGGAGATTGCGCCTGCGGAGGGAACGCCAGCGGAATGGATCGGCCTCGCCCTCGTGCGCCGACAAGCCCTGGCAGACCCCCAGCTCAGCCTCGACAACGATCAAGGCTCGATTCAGCTGTCCAAACCACAGGCGTTTTCTGAGCCACCCACACGCCCTTAA
- a CDS encoding TM0106 family RecB-like putative nuclease has product MGATPLADKPLTDRLLRSWVRCRRRAWLDRHANPDDRLYTAHRTLQLDDQQRSFVALLPGKPGHGQAACERGEPGVVGVRLSGVFPDVSAQKVAALEAHPPLLERVKGSSRWGEFAYRPVIARQGRRLTREHRLQLALAGRLLAEFQGGPVPDGLAVAGSGRRLERERLPLGNSLNRQLDEALLRLSADLTRTDPPALAADRRKCTLCSWRGLCNDVASQEGHLSEVSGIGAKRREMLQDIGVNSLQALAAANTTDLAGQLKRFGEQHAAMAAPLVAQARAQRDGVVERLDAFPAIPELLNAPGVLLYDIESDPDARDDFLHGFVRLPKNGGQSWDLTRATYHPLLVLQEHGEKRCWQRIQRFLATYPDWLILHYGETESLALLRMAKRQGASDQEQQALRERLIDVHARLRAHWRLPLSSYGLKAVAGWRGFKWGQSGADGARALLWWRQWRGEGVKARGSSHALRWILTYNRDDGLATWAVAQWLLSGDQGLV; this is encoded by the coding sequence ATGGGTGCCACCCCTCTCGCTGACAAGCCGCTCACGGACAGGTTGCTGCGGAGCTGGGTGCGCTGCCGGCGGCGGGCATGGCTCGACCGCCATGCCAATCCAGATGATCGGCTTTACACCGCCCATCGCACCCTGCAGCTGGATGACCAACAGCGCAGTTTTGTGGCCTTGCTGCCAGGCAAGCCAGGGCATGGCCAGGCGGCTTGCGAGCGCGGAGAGCCCGGCGTGGTGGGGGTTCGGTTGAGCGGGGTCTTTCCTGATGTTTCAGCCCAGAAGGTTGCGGCTCTAGAGGCCCATCCGCCTCTGCTTGAACGGGTGAAAGGGTCCAGTCGCTGGGGGGAATTTGCCTATCGGCCCGTGATCGCTCGGCAGGGCCGCCGCTTAACCCGAGAACATCGTCTGCAGCTTGCCTTGGCTGGACGCTTGTTGGCTGAATTCCAGGGTGGGCCAGTGCCGGATGGCCTTGCGGTGGCAGGCTCGGGGCGCCGCTTAGAGCGGGAGCGTTTACCGCTTGGCAACAGCTTGAATCGTCAGCTCGATGAGGCTCTGCTGAGGTTGTCGGCCGACTTGACCAGAACCGATCCGCCTGCTTTGGCAGCTGATCGCCGCAAGTGCACGCTTTGTAGTTGGCGGGGGCTCTGCAACGACGTGGCGTCTCAAGAAGGGCATCTCAGTGAGGTCAGTGGAATTGGGGCCAAAAGGCGCGAGATGTTGCAAGACATTGGGGTGAATAGCCTCCAGGCCCTGGCCGCAGCCAACACCACGGATCTCGCTGGGCAGCTCAAGCGCTTCGGCGAGCAGCATGCAGCGATGGCGGCCCCTTTGGTGGCCCAAGCCCGTGCCCAGCGAGATGGGGTGGTTGAGCGTCTTGATGCATTCCCAGCAATCCCTGAATTGCTGAATGCTCCAGGGGTGTTGCTCTACGACATCGAATCAGATCCAGATGCCCGCGATGACTTTTTGCACGGATTTGTGCGCTTGCCCAAAAACGGAGGTCAAAGCTGGGATCTCACCCGTGCCACCTACCACCCGCTGCTGGTGCTTCAAGAGCATGGTGAGAAGCGCTGCTGGCAAAGGATCCAACGCTTCCTTGCCACCTATCCCGATTGGTTGATCCTTCATTACGGCGAAACCGAGTCGCTGGCTCTGTTGCGCATGGCCAAACGCCAGGGCGCTTCAGACCAAGAACAGCAAGCTCTGCGAGAGCGCCTGATTGATGTGCATGCCCGCTTGCGTGCCCATTGGCGGCTTCCCCTCAGCAGCTATGGCCTCAAGGCCGTTGCCGGTTGGAGAGGCTTTAAGTGGGGCCAGTCAGGGGCCGATGGCGCCAGGGCCCTGTTGTGGTGGCGTCAGTGGCGCGGTGAGGGAGTGAAGGCGCGGGGCTCCAGCCATGCCTTGCGTTGGATCCTCACCTACAACCGCGACGATGGATTGGCCACATGGGCTGTGGCCCAATGGTTGTTGAGCGGTGATCAAGGTCTGGTTTAA